ACCGAGAAATATCCTTGCTGTGTGTAACGTacgaggttttggagcggatcatTCTGGATCGACTAATTCGACATCGTAAAAAAATCACTCGTGACCACTTCAGCTCTGATCGATcgacgattgaccaggtgtttaGGTAAGGAGAGTGAAGTGTGGCAGCGGTCTTCGACACCTTTACAGTTAGCTTTTTTGGACTTCGAAGCCTCTTTCGAGTCTCTttaccgaggccgtcttctcaatgcgCTTTGCGCCGATGgatttccagaagaattcgTACGCTtaataaacgacatgaatggAAGAACGCTGCGGTTCGAATGCTAGTTCGATGTACTACACCGTTCCAAATGgaaactggagtgagacaaaGGTCTGTGGCGAAATCGGCGGGGCGTTTAACTTTGCTGTCGATGACATAATACGAAGAACGGTTGAGCAGTGTCCCACCGATGTCATTTTAGCACCGTCTGCACGTCCCTTGATGGATCttgagtacgccgacgatgcaATAATAATCACTTCTAGCAGCGcgaagttacaacatgttgttaatcTTGTGTCGAAATAAACTGCAGCCTACGAACTGTGACGGTTCTTTGATAAATACAAacagatgtgggtctcctcAACGGCAAGAGTGGACCGACAACCTATGGCACTCGTGGAGTTCTGCTATTTGGGTTGTACGCTGATAATCGATGGAAGCCACGAGAGAGCGATCCAGAAGAGATGAGCCCGATCCAATGTGGCACTCCACTCATTAAGCAAGTGCTTGTGGTCTATTCCCATCGTTAATGAAGTCATGCTgcaagtctacctatccgcaagaCGCCCTTCCATGATCTACCGACCGGAGAGCACCGGACCGGAGAGGTCTAGAGTTCCAGGTCCAGAGTACGATCTCCCTTCAAGCTGCTGTCGGCTAAAAATCGGCTAATGGCATGGCTCAGGCTCTGCTCCGAATGTGC
This is a stretch of genomic DNA from Necator americanus strain Aroian chromosome II, whole genome shotgun sequence. It encodes these proteins:
- a CDS encoding hypothetical protein (NECATOR_CHRII.G5153.T1) → MEERCGSNASSMYYTVPNGNWSETKVCGEIGGAFNFAVDDIIRRTVEQCPTDVILAPSARPLMDLEYADDAIIITSSSAKLQHVVNLVSK